The genomic stretch TTTCGATCTTCGCTATAGGTTCCCCGGTCAATGTCTTGGCGATTTCGCCGACCAGTCGCCCCTTCAGTTCCGAATGGTAGTGGTGACGCATTTCACCCAGCGTCTTCGGGTCCGCGATGATGAGGATGTCGTCGATCGAACCGGCAATTGCCTTGCGGTTCAGCCATTCGGCGGCCGCAGCACCATGCGCGAGTTCTTCCAGGTCGGTCCGTCCATGACGTTGGCCGATTTCATCCTGATGGCGAACGCCGGCGCTGAAATTTGTCGGGTCGAGTTCCGGGTTTTCTTCCTTTTCCAGCTTGGGCTCGAAGGGTTGTCCGGTGTTGCGGAAAAGAGTGAAATGTTCGCCATCGACCATGGCGACGTGGGCTTTGTGGGGTAGTTTCATGTCTCGGCTCTCCCGTTTGATTGCAGTTACCCGGACAACGCTTCAGACGCCCCTTGGTTGCCGCATTCGGGTCAGAACCTGCTGTTCGGTGCCCTAGTCGACCACCTCTATGCACGGCTGGTCCTTCTTCAGCCGATAGCCAGTAGCGGTCTCGACCAGGCATCCCCGATCGCGCAATTCCGCCACTGGGCCGAATACCCTGAGCTGGTGTCCGCACAGCATCGTCCGTCCAAGCTTGCCGTCGCGGCATTGCGCAAAGTGCCGGTCTATCTGGAGCGCCTGCTCAAGACGTTCGACAGCTGTGCGATGGAACTGCTGTTTCGCCTTCATCTCCATTACCTCGCCATATTCCATCGGATAGCGGAAGTGTCGGTCGAGGATCTTGTAGGCAGGGTTGTTCGCCTTGGCATCGTGGATCGGCCCCATTGGATCGGCGAACACGCTGGTCCCTTCAGGCACGAAGCCGATCGAGGCCATGCGTTGCAGCATCCAGTTCATCGAGACAC from Altererythrobacter epoxidivorans encodes the following:
- a CDS encoding host attachment protein codes for the protein MKLPHKAHVAMVDGEHFTLFRNTGQPFEPKLEKEENPELDPTNFSAGVRHQDEIGQRHGRTDLEELAHGAAAAEWLNRKAIAGSIDDILIIADPKTLGEMRHHYHSELKGRLVGEIAKTLTGEPIAKIEKAIETA